A portion of the Candidatus Hydrogenedentota bacterium genome contains these proteins:
- the rph gene encoding ribonuclease PH, which translates to MRTDGRRPDELRPLSFQRHFTRSTPGSVLVAFGGTKVLCTASLEAKVPPWLRDTGKGWVTAEYAMLPGSSKERIHRDSNKKGRALEISRLIGRSLRAVVDLEALGEQMITLDCDVLQADGGTRTAAICGAYVALHDAVASLIDAGMITASPLLSPCAAVSVGLIGGEALLDLCYEEDVVAGVDMNVVMNGEGALIEVQGCAEGEAFSRAQMNQMLDHAEAGIARIVEAQKEALSHG; encoded by the coding sequence ATGCGCACAGACGGACGTCGTCCGGACGAATTGCGTCCCCTTTCTTTCCAGCGCCACTTTACGCGCAGCACCCCCGGCTCGGTCCTGGTGGCCTTTGGGGGCACCAAGGTTCTGTGCACCGCCAGTCTGGAGGCCAAAGTACCGCCGTGGCTTCGCGATACGGGGAAGGGCTGGGTAACCGCCGAGTATGCCATGCTCCCCGGGTCCTCGAAAGAGCGAATCCACCGCGATTCCAACAAGAAGGGTCGGGCCCTGGAGATCAGTCGCCTGATCGGTCGCTCCCTGCGCGCCGTGGTCGACCTGGAGGCCCTGGGTGAGCAGATGATCACCCTGGACTGCGATGTGCTTCAGGCCGATGGCGGCACCCGAACCGCGGCTATCTGCGGCGCCTATGTCGCGCTGCACGACGCGGTGGCGAGCCTTATCGACGCCGGTATGATCACGGCGTCCCCCTTGCTCAGCCCCTGCGCGGCCGTGAGCGTGGGACTGATCGGCGGCGAAGCGCTGCTGGACCTCTGCTACGAGGAAGATGTGGTGGCGGGCGTGGACATGAATGTCGTGATGAACGGGGAAGGCGCCCTGATCGAGGTTCAGGGCTGTGCCGAGGGGGAGGCCTTTTCCCGCGCACAAATGAATCAGATGCTGGACCACGCCGAAGCCGGCATCGCCCGCATCGTGGAAGCCCAGAAGGAGGCCCTGAGCCATGGCTGA
- the lgt gene encoding prolipoprotein diacylglyceryl transferase, with translation MYPSIFHWGPITLHSYGLMIALGFITILYFMQRDARRVGVDPNAIGDTAFWTLILGVASTRLAHIIMFPQFYSWNDPIGWINVTNGGLVFQGAIPTAMVYIYWSMRRRNISFLVVADIVLPYVPIAQAFGRMGCFLKGCCHGARADDLPWAVRFPEGSPAFSTHQHVYANFPADATWSYPVHPTQLYSIVLLLCITGLLLYFRKHRSFIGMCLPLYFVFYAIKRFIVEMYRGDGNPTHQYFGLDLTTQQWFCVGMMVFGLVTWFLMYRFRDRAADTTFPKPPEPGAA, from the coding sequence ATGTATCCTTCCATTTTCCATTGGGGCCCCATAACGCTCCACTCCTATGGCCTGATGATCGCCCTGGGCTTCATCACCATCCTGTATTTCATGCAACGGGACGCGCGCCGCGTCGGAGTCGATCCCAACGCCATCGGGGATACGGCCTTCTGGACTCTGATTCTCGGCGTGGCGTCGACGCGCCTGGCCCACATCATCATGTTCCCACAGTTTTACTCCTGGAACGACCCCATCGGCTGGATCAACGTGACCAACGGCGGCCTCGTCTTCCAGGGCGCCATCCCCACCGCCATGGTTTATATCTACTGGTCCATGCGTCGCAGAAATATTTCCTTTCTGGTTGTCGCGGACATCGTGCTGCCCTATGTACCTATCGCCCAGGCCTTTGGCCGGATGGGCTGCTTCCTGAAAGGGTGCTGCCACGGCGCACGGGCCGACGATCTGCCCTGGGCCGTCCGTTTCCCCGAGGGAAGTCCAGCCTTCAGCACGCACCAGCACGTCTATGCGAATTTTCCCGCCGATGCGACCTGGTCCTATCCGGTGCATCCCACCCAGCTCTACAGCATCGTATTGCTCCTGTGCATCACCGGGCTCCTGCTCTACTTCCGAAAACACCGCTCGTTCATCGGCATGTGCCTCCCGCTCTATTTCGTGTTCTACGCGATCAAGCGATTTATCGTCGAAATGTACCGTGGCGACGGCAACCCGACGCACCAGTATTTTGGGTTGGACCTGACGACCCAGCAGTGGTTTTGCGTGGGCATGATGGTCTTCGGCCTGGTCACCTGGTTTCTGATGTACCGATTCCGGGACCGCGCGGCGGATACGACCTTCCCAAAGCCGCCGGAACCCGGAGCCGCCTAA
- a CDS encoding zf-HC2 domain-containing protein has protein sequence MKSCSWFKDVERLVDGEARNESAVEAHMASCPACAAHRKSLLVWRDSLAPVLATPVLSDQQFPAFMEGIRAGIHEPRRRSGGIWALMSLAAAALVIALATFSMFTGPGPAKANEVESVSTDIEGASVHVETPEGGVTSINVRVGKDDI, from the coding sequence ATGAAATCCTGCAGTTGGTTCAAAGACGTGGAGCGTCTCGTGGACGGCGAGGCGCGGAATGAGAGCGCCGTGGAAGCCCATATGGCGTCCTGCCCTGCCTGTGCGGCCCACCGCAAGTCCCTCCTCGTCTGGCGCGATTCTCTTGCGCCCGTCCTGGCCACCCCCGTTTTGAGCGACCAGCAGTTCCCCGCCTTCATGGAAGGTATCAGGGCTGGAATTCACGAGCCCCGCCGCCGTTCGGGCGGTATCTGGGCGTTGATGAGTTTGGCCGCGGCCGCGCTGGTGATCGCCTTGGCCACCTTCTCCATGTTTACGGGCCCCGGCCCCGCCAAGGCGAACGAAGTGGAGTCCGTGTCAACGGATATTGAGGGGGCTTCGGTTCATGTCGAAACGCCCGAAGGCGGTGTCACGTCCATCAATGTCCGTGTCGGCAAGGATGATATCTGA
- a CDS encoding sigma-70 family RNA polymerase sigma factor: MSLSLDVRLLFGNLAADEERLDISTVPREAEDSELVARARTGEEAAFEELVRRYRNDVYGLSYHFLRNREEAWDVSQEVFIKAYRSLSQFRGESGFKTWVLRIAANHCKDHFKKRRVPTVSMDALPTQDFFASQSDPGQTLSNTELGVAIQQALDGLPPKHRMAFVLREFEDMSYKEMAEVMACSEGTVMSRLHHARKKLQNKLALLGFVEGGTL, encoded by the coding sequence ATGAGTCTATCGTTGGACGTCAGACTGCTGTTTGGCAACTTGGCCGCAGATGAGGAGCGCTTGGATATCAGTACGGTCCCCCGAGAAGCCGAGGATTCGGAGCTGGTCGCCCGTGCCCGCACCGGAGAGGAGGCGGCCTTTGAAGAGTTGGTTCGCCGATATCGGAACGATGTTTACGGCCTGAGCTACCACTTCCTTCGCAACCGGGAAGAGGCTTGGGACGTGTCCCAGGAAGTTTTCATCAAAGCCTACCGCTCGCTGAGCCAGTTCCGGGGCGAGTCGGGTTTTAAAACGTGGGTGCTGCGGATCGCCGCGAACCACTGCAAAGACCATTTTAAGAAGCGGCGCGTGCCGACGGTCTCCATGGACGCCCTGCCAACACAGGACTTTTTCGCGAGCCAGTCGGATCCGGGTCAGACCTTGAGCAACACGGAGCTCGGCGTCGCCATCCAGCAGGCCCTGGACGGTCTGCCTCCCAAGCACCGAATGGCGTTCGTGCTCCGGGAATTCGAAGATATGTCGTATAAAGAAATGGCGGAGGTGATGGCGTGTAGTGAAGGTACGGTGATGAGCCGTTTGCATCATGCCCGAAAGAAGCTGCAGAATAAACTCGCGCTTCTGGGCTTCGTGGAAGGTGGTACGCTATGA
- a CDS encoding ribosome maturation factor RimP, translated as MSKEELVRHFWERYDAEIAEQGYELVEVEIAGQSGTRILRLYIDKPGGGIGLADCTAVSQFLNPLLDAEDFIAENYILEVSSPGIDRPLRKPGDFIRFAGEEITVLTHSPLQGRKKFTGILRGIEDGLIQVDCEETSFEIHLENLKRANLNR; from the coding sequence GTGAGTAAAGAGGAACTGGTTCGGCATTTCTGGGAGCGCTATGACGCCGAGATTGCCGAGCAGGGTTACGAGTTGGTGGAAGTGGAGATCGCGGGCCAGAGTGGCACGCGCATACTCCGCCTGTATATCGACAAACCCGGCGGCGGCATCGGCCTGGCGGACTGCACGGCGGTGTCCCAGTTTCTCAATCCGCTCCTTGACGCGGAAGACTTTATAGCTGAGAACTATATACTGGAAGTATCCTCTCCGGGCATCGACCGCCCGTTGCGGAAGCCAGGCGACTTTATCCGGTTTGCCGGCGAGGAAATCACGGTACTGACCCATTCTCCCCTCCAGGGACGTAAGAAGTTTACGGGTATCCTGCGGGGCATTGAGGATGGGTTGATACAAGTGGATTGTGAAGAGACCTCGTTTGAGATTCATCTGGAGAATCTCAAGCGCGCGAATCTGAACCGGTAG
- a CDS encoding polyphenol oxidase family protein: MKRFTWLEEHGAAVAFMTGVADGDCGWEGCVSGSRDTFLRGAPIPSDKLVVLRQCHGKVVHAVRPQDAGKGALSRESALGDGDGLITACPGIPLGINVADCVPVFLCGGGVVGLIHAGRAGTELNIAGHAVDRIVQEFGVPAASLFALIGPSAGPCCYQVGKEALQKSAEAGLVVAGDRLDLWETNRNQLRASGVPDAHVSVDGCCTICHPGYFSYRGRGTAERNLGVIMG; encoded by the coding sequence ATGAAACGTTTCACCTGGCTCGAAGAGCATGGCGCGGCGGTCGCCTTCATGACCGGCGTGGCCGACGGCGATTGCGGATGGGAGGGATGTGTCTCGGGCAGCCGCGACACCTTTTTGCGTGGCGCCCCGATTCCTTCGGACAAGCTGGTGGTGCTGCGCCAGTGTCACGGCAAGGTCGTTCATGCGGTACGGCCCCAGGATGCCGGAAAAGGAGCCCTGTCACGAGAAAGTGCCCTTGGGGATGGCGATGGCCTGATCACCGCCTGTCCGGGCATTCCTCTTGGCATCAACGTGGCCGACTGTGTTCCCGTATTTCTGTGTGGGGGAGGTGTCGTGGGGTTGATTCATGCGGGTCGGGCAGGTACGGAACTTAATATTGCGGGGCATGCGGTGGACCGAATAGTCCAGGAGTTCGGCGTGCCCGCCGCGTCACTTTTCGCACTAATCGGCCCTTCGGCCGGTCCCTGTTGCTATCAAGTGGGGAAGGAAGCCCTTCAGAAGTCCGCCGAAGCGGGGTTGGTGGTGGCGGGGGATCGCCTGGACCTGTGGGAAACGAACCGGAATCAATTGCGCGCCTCGGGGGTGCCGGATGCGCATGTTTCCGTGGACGGTTGTTGTACGATCTGTCACCCTGGGTACTTTTCGTATCGTGGGCGCGGCACGGCGGAACGCAATCTCGGTGTAATCATGGGGTAG
- the rdgB gene encoding RdgB/HAM1 family non-canonical purine NTP pyrophosphatase codes for MADVLLIGSANPDKARELVELMAGLPWEVRSLKDYPAVEEPEETGTTFEENALLKARYYSAHFGVACVADDSGLEVDALDGAPGVYSARYAGEHCSYDDNNEKLLDALEGVPWHERTARFRCCAALVIPGEAEFHVESGTVEGYIAAIIEGDQGFGYDPLFVPRGEEITFGQMTPAEKHKISHRGRAFKQMRAYLEKRHGAN; via the coding sequence ATGGCTGATGTACTCTTGATCGGGTCGGCAAACCCCGACAAGGCCCGTGAACTGGTGGAACTTATGGCGGGACTTCCCTGGGAGGTCCGCAGTTTGAAGGACTACCCCGCCGTGGAAGAGCCGGAAGAAACGGGCACGACCTTTGAGGAGAACGCCCTTTTGAAGGCGCGATATTACAGCGCCCACTTTGGCGTGGCCTGCGTCGCGGACGATTCCGGGTTGGAAGTGGACGCGCTGGATGGCGCGCCGGGAGTCTATTCTGCCCGCTATGCCGGCGAACATTGCTCGTACGATGACAACAACGAAAAGCTGCTTGATGCCCTCGAGGGTGTTCCCTGGCATGAACGAACCGCTCGTTTTCGCTGTTGTGCCGCACTGGTCATTCCCGGCGAGGCGGAATTCCATGTGGAGTCGGGTACGGTCGAGGGTTACATCGCCGCCATCATCGAGGGCGATCAAGGCTTTGGCTACGATCCGCTTTTTGTGCCCCGGGGCGAAGAGATCACCTTTGGGCAGATGACGCCTGCAGAAAAGCATAAGATTAGCCATCGCGGGCGCGCCTTCAAGCAGATGCGTGCCTACCTGGAAAAACGTCATGGAGCGAATTGA
- a CDS encoding TraR/DksA C4-type zinc finger protein: MNKKDAKKFEKLLLTERDRLSGNVRNIEDASRYESGRDNSGDLSSYAESGTDNFELETALNIASGESHWLNEVAEALVRIENGSYGTCEGCEKEIPRKRLEVFPSARFCVTCQSEIEKQKAY, encoded by the coding sequence ATGAATAAAAAAGACGCCAAGAAATTCGAAAAACTGTTGCTGACGGAGCGTGACCGTCTCAGTGGCAACGTTCGAAATATCGAAGATGCTTCCCGTTACGAGTCTGGTCGCGACAACAGCGGCGATCTCTCCAGCTATGCGGAGTCGGGCACGGACAACTTCGAGCTGGAAACGGCGCTGAACATCGCCAGCGGCGAATCGCACTGGCTCAATGAAGTCGCCGAAGCGCTGGTTCGCATCGAAAACGGCTCCTACGGCACCTGCGAAGGTTGCGAGAAGGAGATTCCCCGCAAGCGGCTGGAAGTGTTTCCTTCCGCCCGCTTCTGCGTAACCTGCCAGAGCGAAATTGAGAAGCAGAAAGCCTACTGA
- a CDS encoding S41 family peptidase: MQNKSSKKEFFALLTFLTVLTLLLTNGFAPRIHAQGGEADIYPQVEPIGEVLTKILDEYVREADMDRVVEGAIFGMMSALGGHNSYIPAQALTEMREDTRGEFEGIGISIKEENRQVVIFTPIEGAPAATAGLLPGDIIVAVDGITTEDMWKEAESNPAFKIVNAVADKIRGQRGTEVKITVSRVAPDASGTQQLDFMVKRDKVPLESIREARVLPDGVGYIRLRDFKDNSAADIKKHLIEFKKQGMTSFVLDLRWNPGGLLNASAQVCDLFLPKKSLVTYTKGREQADGKANVENVQLYTEHEPVLPLDFPMVVLVNGETASSAEIVTGALQYHKRALIIGEKTFGKGSVQTIIPLKRPAQTALRLTTALYYTPADVTIDHQGILPDIEAAMPEEDVRALINQLYRTFEKDHTQKNAQNHGSVTGHTVSVVDESANAEEEALLAQVAAFYGEDVSKTLRESISLKERTDKTVEDLPLLKAVQVIKESADWKATFEKYHRDVKETQIAASEDLSKPEPGSLAEIYQLEQPAAEPTP; the protein is encoded by the coding sequence ATGCAGAATAAAAGCAGCAAGAAGGAGTTCTTTGCGCTCCTGACCTTCCTTACGGTTTTGACATTGTTGCTGACCAACGGCTTCGCCCCCCGTATTCATGCCCAGGGCGGCGAGGCGGACATTTATCCTCAGGTCGAACCGATTGGCGAAGTCCTCACCAAGATTCTCGACGAGTATGTGCGTGAAGCCGACATGGATCGGGTCGTCGAAGGCGCCATTTTCGGCATGATGAGTGCTCTGGGCGGCCACAACAGCTATATTCCCGCCCAGGCCCTCACGGAAATGCGGGAAGACACCCGGGGCGAATTCGAAGGTATCGGCATCTCCATCAAGGAGGAAAACCGTCAGGTCGTCATCTTCACACCGATTGAAGGAGCCCCGGCCGCCACGGCGGGGCTGCTGCCGGGCGATATCATCGTCGCGGTGGACGGAATAACCACGGAAGACATGTGGAAAGAAGCCGAGTCCAATCCCGCGTTCAAGATTGTCAACGCCGTTGCGGACAAAATACGCGGCCAGCGCGGTACGGAAGTTAAGATTACGGTCTCCCGCGTTGCTCCGGACGCCTCGGGCACCCAGCAACTCGATTTCATGGTGAAGCGCGACAAAGTTCCGCTGGAAAGCATCCGGGAAGCCCGCGTGCTTCCGGACGGCGTCGGCTATATCCGCCTGCGCGATTTTAAGGACAATTCCGCCGCCGATATCAAGAAGCACCTCATCGAATTCAAGAAACAGGGCATGACCTCCTTCGTTCTGGACCTCCGCTGGAATCCCGGTGGCCTCTTGAACGCGAGCGCTCAGGTCTGTGACCTCTTCCTTCCCAAGAAGTCCCTGGTGACCTACACCAAGGGCCGCGAACAGGCCGATGGCAAGGCCAACGTGGAGAATGTGCAGCTCTATACGGAGCACGAGCCCGTGTTGCCCCTGGACTTTCCCATGGTCGTACTGGTCAATGGCGAGACTGCGAGTTCCGCCGAGATCGTGACCGGCGCCCTCCAGTATCACAAGCGCGCCCTGATTATCGGGGAGAAGACCTTCGGCAAGGGAAGCGTGCAGACCATCATCCCCTTGAAGCGTCCCGCCCAGACGGCGCTGCGCCTGACAACCGCGCTTTACTACACGCCGGCCGACGTGACCATCGACCACCAGGGCATCCTGCCGGACATTGAAGCGGCCATGCCGGAAGAGGATGTCCGCGCCCTGATCAACCAGCTCTACCGGACGTTTGAGAAAGACCACACCCAGAAGAACGCCCAGAACCACGGGTCGGTCACGGGCCATACGGTATCCGTCGTGGATGAATCGGCGAACGCCGAAGAAGAGGCTCTTCTAGCTCAGGTGGCGGCCTTCTACGGCGAAGACGTATCCAAGACCCTCCGGGAGAGCATCAGCCTCAAAGAACGTACGGACAAGACGGTGGAAGATCTGCCCCTCTTGAAGGCGGTCCAGGTGATCAAGGAGTCGGCCGACTGGAAGGCCACCTTCGAGAAATACCACCGGGATGTCAAGGAAACTCAGATTGCCGCTTCGGAAGATCTGAGCAAGCCCGAGCCCGGCAGTCTCGCCGAGATTTACCAGCTCGAACAACCGGCCGCCGAACCGACGCCGTAA
- the rpiB gene encoding ribose 5-phosphate isomerase B gives MKLAFGCDHAGYEAPEPFYAPEIIEYLESLGHSVEHVGTYGPDSVDYPDFAARVCARILDHSADLGILLCGTGMGISIAANRHKGIRAAACVTEKMVRLARDHNNANILCVGSRVSTLEECKVLIKLFLETGFSGGERHQRRIDKLDSLC, from the coding sequence ATGAAACTCGCCTTTGGCTGCGACCACGCTGGCTACGAAGCTCCTGAACCCTTTTACGCTCCCGAGATCATCGAATACCTGGAATCGCTCGGACACAGCGTGGAACACGTCGGCACCTATGGTCCGGACTCCGTAGACTATCCCGATTTCGCGGCCAGGGTCTGCGCCAGAATTCTCGATCACTCCGCCGATCTGGGTATCCTGCTCTGCGGCACCGGCATGGGGATCAGCATTGCCGCCAACCGCCATAAAGGCATCCGGGCCGCCGCGTGCGTCACCGAAAAGATGGTCCGCCTCGCGCGGGACCACAACAACGCGAATATTCTCTGCGTTGGCAGCCGGGTGTCCACGCTGGAAGAGTGCAAAGTCCTGATCAAGCTCTTCCTGGAAACGGGCTTCAGCGGCGGGGAACGCCATCAGCGACGGATCGACAAACTCGACAGCCTCTGCTGA
- a CDS encoding metallophosphoesterase produces MWRFAQVSDPHLASQRDGIWNNRFLCTMMPGVMECLARDLAVLKPDFLLVTGDIASTQTREAMLEARDSMESLGFPYYPMGGNHDFVLEESRDWFLEAFQHRLPVPQTYYAFTHKNLHFCVLDAWWMWSDGTLCEVSEASVARDLDTTLKGARWAIPPHQLTWLAEDLRQNPDITTVIAVHYPAIPIPTRLHRPDFNNGGCLENGDLLMECLAKYPQVKAIFSGHVHLNFVERRNGITQVVTGALPEFPTEYRDIRVFEDRMEIQTLGLSDPDFAARSLIAGKNWTAGDSEDRKVIIQF; encoded by the coding sequence ATGTGGCGTTTCGCACAGGTTTCTGACCCGCATCTGGCGAGTCAACGAGACGGTATCTGGAATAATCGGTTTCTATGCACCATGATGCCGGGCGTCATGGAGTGCCTGGCCCGTGATCTCGCCGTCCTGAAACCCGACTTCCTCCTCGTCACCGGCGACATCGCCAGCACGCAGACCCGGGAGGCCATGCTTGAAGCGCGGGACAGCATGGAAAGTCTCGGTTTTCCGTACTATCCCATGGGTGGCAACCACGATTTCGTGTTGGAGGAATCCCGCGACTGGTTTCTGGAGGCGTTTCAGCATCGCCTCCCCGTACCTCAGACCTACTACGCCTTCACACACAAGAATCTCCATTTTTGCGTGCTGGATGCCTGGTGGATGTGGTCGGACGGGACATTATGCGAGGTGAGCGAAGCCAGCGTAGCCCGGGACTTGGACACAACCCTGAAGGGTGCCCGGTGGGCTATCCCGCCCCATCAACTTACCTGGCTTGCAGAGGATCTCCGGCAGAATCCCGACATTACCACGGTAATCGCCGTCCACTACCCGGCCATACCCATTCCAACGCGCCTGCACCGGCCCGACTTCAATAATGGCGGCTGTCTGGAAAATGGGGATCTGCTTATGGAATGTCTGGCGAAATACCCTCAGGTGAAGGCTATTTTTTCAGGGCATGTTCACCTGAACTTCGTGGAGCGGCGCAACGGTATCACGCAGGTGGTAACCGGGGCGCTGCCGGAATTCCCGACGGAATATCGGGATATTCGCGTCTTCGAGGATCGAATGGAAATTCAGACCCTGGGACTGAGCGATCCGGATTTCGCCGCGCGTTCGCTGATTGCGGGAAAGAACTGGACAGCGGGGGATAGCGAGGACCGTAAGGTCATTATTCAGTTCTGA
- a CDS encoding threonylcarbamoyl-AMP synthase translates to MERIEANPTSIARAVEALRAGEVIAYPTETVYGLGANPFDAGAMERLFEAKGRDRSNPILLIVASRAQLDRVVSGVSPQALACMDAFWPGPLSVLFPRHPSLPDLITAGSDKVCVRCPGHDWARTLCEAFGGPVTSTSANRSGSPVVQSLDELDLPGVDLGFDGGTLDSSQASTILDAESGTILREGAIAREEIARILG, encoded by the coding sequence ATGGAGCGAATTGAAGCGAACCCCACGTCGATTGCGCGCGCCGTGGAAGCCCTGCGCGCGGGCGAAGTGATCGCCTATCCGACGGAGACCGTCTACGGTCTCGGTGCGAATCCTTTCGACGCGGGGGCCATGGAGCGCCTGTTCGAAGCGAAGGGCAGAGACCGGAGTAATCCCATCTTGTTGATTGTGGCTTCACGTGCGCAACTTGATCGCGTGGTGTCCGGTGTCAGCCCCCAGGCGCTGGCGTGTATGGACGCCTTCTGGCCGGGCCCGCTCTCAGTACTCTTTCCTCGCCATCCGTCCCTGCCCGACCTCATCACCGCCGGAAGCGACAAAGTCTGCGTGCGCTGTCCGGGCCACGACTGGGCGCGCACACTCTGCGAAGCCTTCGGCGGGCCGGTCACCTCGACATCGGCAAACCGAAGCGGCTCACCCGTTGTTCAGTCGCTTGATGAATTGGATTTACCCGGCGTCGATCTCGGTTTCGATGGGGGGACGCTGGATTCTTCACAAGCCTCCACCATTCTCGACGCCGAGAGCGGCACAATTCTGCGGGAAGGTGCGATCGCGCGGGAGGAGATCGCGCGGATTCTGGGATAG
- the hslU gene encoding ATP-dependent protease ATPase subunit HslU, whose amino-acid sequence MSALTPREIVEALDRHIVGQQEAKKKVAIALRNRWRRKQLPEGMRDEVAPKNIIMIGPTGVGKTEIARRLSKLADAPFIKVEASKFTEVGYVGRDCESMIRELTEVGVKLVKEEMQRDVEEAAKARAEQKLLDLLLPPQPSGPQKIFRPSDPYSGDEGPARNVESDPETRTREILLKKLRAGEMDQREVEISVKENTAGPMLQMFGASGMEEMGANLQEMMGRMMPQKSKRKKVSVAEARRILEQEAALDLIDMESVTALAVDRVENAGIIFLDEIDKIAGRGRQGSGPDVSREGVQRDILPIVEGSTVMTKYGPVRTDHILFIAAGAFHISKVSDLIPELQGRFPIRVELDNLGAADFARILREPECSLIKQYQSMMATEGVTLEFEEEAIDAVAEFCQRVNDETENIGARRLHTLLENLLEEISFTAPERPGDVLRVDAAMVRERLTLKVENHDLSRYIL is encoded by the coding sequence ATGAGCGCATTGACGCCCCGTGAAATCGTGGAGGCCCTGGACCGGCACATTGTCGGCCAGCAGGAGGCGAAGAAAAAAGTAGCTATCGCCCTGCGTAACCGCTGGCGACGCAAGCAGTTGCCCGAGGGGATGCGCGATGAGGTCGCCCCGAAGAACATTATCATGATTGGCCCGACGGGCGTGGGCAAGACGGAAATCGCCCGGCGCCTTTCCAAACTGGCTGACGCGCCCTTTATCAAGGTGGAAGCGTCCAAGTTTACCGAAGTAGGCTATGTGGGCCGGGACTGCGAGTCCATGATTCGTGAACTCACCGAAGTGGGTGTCAAGCTGGTGAAAGAAGAGATGCAGCGGGATGTTGAGGAAGCGGCGAAGGCGCGGGCGGAGCAGAAGCTTCTCGATCTGCTCCTGCCACCCCAGCCCTCTGGACCGCAGAAGATTTTTCGACCCAGCGATCCCTATAGCGGCGACGAGGGCCCGGCCCGGAACGTTGAAAGCGATCCCGAGACCCGGACCCGTGAAATTCTTCTGAAAAAGCTCCGCGCCGGCGAAATGGATCAGCGCGAAGTCGAAATTTCGGTCAAGGAGAACACGGCGGGGCCGATGCTTCAGATGTTCGGCGCGTCGGGCATGGAGGAGATGGGGGCTAACCTGCAGGAAATGATGGGGCGCATGATGCCTCAGAAATCGAAACGGAAGAAAGTGAGCGTGGCGGAGGCTCGAAGAATCCTCGAGCAGGAAGCGGCCCTCGATCTGATCGACATGGAATCCGTGACCGCGCTGGCCGTGGATCGCGTGGAAAACGCCGGTATCATATTCCTGGACGAAATAGACAAGATTGCCGGTCGGGGCCGACAGGGCAGCGGCCCGGATGTATCCCGTGAAGGGGTGCAGCGCGACATCCTTCCCATAGTGGAGGGCAGCACCGTGATGACGAAGTATGGCCCCGTGCGCACCGACCACATCCTCTTTATCGCCGCGGGCGCTTTCCATATATCCAAGGTCTCCGATCTCATTCCCGAGCTTCAGGGACGCTTTCCGATCCGGGTGGAGCTGGACAACCTTGGTGCAGCAGATTTCGCCCGTATTCTCCGGGAACCCGAATGCTCTCTTATCAAGCAGTACCAGAGCATGATGGCTACCGAGGGGGTGACCCTGGAGTTCGAAGAAGAGGCCATCGACGCGGTCGCCGAGTTCTGCCAGCGCGTGAACGACGAGACGGAGAATATCGGGGCGCGCCGCCTGCACACCTTGCTTGAAAACCTGCTGGAGGAAATCTCCTTCACCGCCCCCGAACGTCCCGGTGATGTGCTCCGGGTTGATGCCGCCATGGTTCGGGAGCGGTTGACGCTCAAGGTCGAGAACCACGACTTGTCCCGGTACATTCTGTAG